AAGCAAAAATATccttaatattttaagattaacCGTAATTtgtgtgtataaaaaaaaaaaaaaaaaaaaaagaaacaactatgACAAAATTTCATACCTTATCTTTCACTTGCCGGAACATGTTTTCTCTGCTTCCAGCCCCCAACTTTTCAAACTTTACTCCCTATTCAACTTTTTATACTCATACCTCAACTTTAAGGGCATTTCCAAATTGGGGGGAAAAACCAACTTCATTATTCAATGTTCATTGTTTTAATAAGCAACgagttaaaattcatttttatctctatAATATATTCCTATATAAAACACAGGGGATTATTTTTCCCTTGGAAGTGTAGTTTTTATAGCTTGAAATCTGTAGTATTTTCTCCATCAAAATTCAAAGTAACTAAGAGGGAAGGACTTACCTTCTTTTGCAGGCTTTTCTAATTTGCACCATGGCACCAGGTAAGTAATCTCAAACTCTTGTTCATCTATGAGAGCCAGATTTGGAATGAGAAATTGTTGCCAATCTTTATTTTTGGCCAGGGCTTTCCGAACTTCAGTTCGGTGAGCAAAATTATCTATGGGAAGAAAAGgagtaataaaagtaaaaatttatttaaaatcacctatacttttttttttttggatttcatTCAATTCAGCAAATGTTCACTGAGGCCACATAAGGACACTGTTAAATCACTGGAGATACCAACATAAATAGATATGACATCTGTCCTTAAGTTTCTCATGCTCTAAAAGGGGAGTAGGAATTTAAACAACTAATGATAACGTCATATGGTGGGGTTTATAAACTATTCTCTAGTAGGTAGTTGTGTGACTTAGGTTAAGTTATTGAAtctttctgtgcctgtttcttactctgtgaaatgggaataatgatataGTATCTCCCTCCAGGGTTTCTGTGCAGGTTAAATGAATTACTATATGAAAGGTGCTTTGAGCAGTGTTTGACACCTGGATAGCACTCAATAGATATTAATTATTCTTATTGTTTGAGACATTTAAACTATAGTGCCAGTTTAGAGAAAGACTATTATTCTTtggtggtagtggtgatggtggtggtggtggtggtgtgtgctCAGGTCAAGGTACACTCTGTATtaaatttaacataaataaaaggaatatgtGCTTTTTTAGCATCTTCTTTGAATAGCTTCCAAAAAAATTGTGCTGATTCTCTTTCTTATGATCACCATTCTTTTTACccagtatttatttctcttacGTTTGTTACTCAAATATTTACTAACATTTAGGCCTagtattatatttacttttaggGCCTCAGTAAGACTAATGGTAAGAAGTTTTTCTATGGTTTATGCAGGGCATCTTAAGAGCTTAAGTGAGTTATATCAGGACCTGactggtgattttttaaatggacatgAGTCCACTGGTGGcatattaaaacacaaattgtGCTTTAATGGGATTTGTTCTATTACTATATGGAGAACCCCTAAACTATGGCCATGTTAAATACagaatgaacatttttcatattaaagtACTTCATGACTATTAACTTTGGACACTGATGATTAAACATTAAGTGAAGTATTGAAATTCTTTGGGTTTCATCAAGTCCTGATGTGGACTTCACAAAGATTAGACACTGGAGTAACACACATTCTGGGGATTCCTGTAACCTGTTCTTCTTTGACTATTAAATTTCAACAATAAGAAGGAATTACTCTCCCACCCTTTATGATATTAACCTACTTGGTTCTTACAACCCCtgctatatttttttcataactcATCCTTACCATAagccatttataatttttctgagaACTAAAGTCTAGTTCACAATTTTATGATTTGAAATATGACATGCCACACTTTCCCATTTATGGTAACATAAGGATTTGGGCAAAGGGTTGTTAAAGGTGTACCCCTGGGAGGAGgaattactgaattcattttttactgTTGTTCCCCAtttcaaaagtttaatttaaCCTGTGGGTATTTATACTAATCTAGATCCAAGAGCTAAGCATCATGTAACACTTAACAGAACAAAAATCTATACTGAACCCTTAAGCTGGAAAAACCATACCATACTTCCAAATATGAAACACTTTATTCATTTTGCCTCCAAATTCTACACTCCAGGATCCAACCAATTCAGAGTGAGCTGTCCGAAGATGTATGTTTTTCTTAAGGTTTTCCAGAAACTCATTCATCTTTGAGGGCTTAAAGTAATAAGTACAAAATTCATAGAATGTTCCATCATATTGTCTTGGGCCCGTAGCAAAAGATGAGTGCACCTGAAGAAAGATAAggcaaatttaaatattttgggaaGGCAGGGTTTATAATACTGTTACAACCAAATCTGAATCTAGAAACAAGGGATACTCATTAGACTCATAATCCATATTTGTACCACTGTTGTCATCTGTCCTTAGACATTTGTTTAGGGAGATGTCAATACAGacaactactctttttttttttttttccagacaacTACTCTTAAGTATGCTGAATATATAGCTACTGTTTCTTAGCAGGGATCTACTGTTAGCCactttttcatgaattttatcGTAAGAAGGCACTGAAGTCTTAATAAAAGTCCTTTACTCAAGAACTACAATTAGGATTCTAATAAACTTGCAAATGTCTTACCCTATTTAGCCAATATTCTGTTTTCAGTCAATACTATATGTTATACTACTATATACTACTATAACTATACAGTTATGCAattaaataactttataaaatatgcaGGTGTTATGGAAGGTGAAATGGAAATGTCTTAGCAAAAAACCCTTTTTtaggtttttcttaaaaataaaaaatgctattcaGGTCAAAGTATTTATCACATCTAATGAAGTAGATCCCTGGTAAGGACAGGAATGGACTCTGATGCTAAAGGAAGCTATAATCTATTCAtggattatatatacattataccaTACTATAACCGCATTATACTATGGTGGTAGACTGTATGAATGCTATAAAGGAAAAATCAATGAGTTAGAATTGTCTGAATCATTATTAGGTTTAATTATAGATGCAATGTGAAGAAAGGCATTTAATCCATCCAATTATACCAGATtgacaaaaatatcttttaagaacCACTAAGTTCTTTTTGCATTAGTCATATGCTATCTAtataaatttttcttctaaattagtCCTCTAAGTCTAAATGACCTTAGCTAGGACATGCAGAGATTATCTTCcgtatatgtatttatgtgtatgcatacacatgcacacacattatGATGGCATTTGCATTTACAAATCTTTCTTACTATAGGTTTGGCTATTATGTGCcaattttataaaacttattaATAAGAACTATCTATTAAAAGTAGTGGTACACGAGTGCCTGGCTGTGTACTCTCTGTGTACTGcctctcagtcagtagagcatgtgactttcaatcttagggtcatgagttcaagtcccactttgggcatggagcctactttataaataagtaaataaagtaagtTTTGGTACAGAGTTATGGACTAATTTTGGGCTTTCTTGACTCCCTGATATGCCAAATGAAACTAGTAGGCTTCTTTATCTGACATAATTTAGGTTaaaacacacaatttttaaatatattttgtgtataaagTCCTAATTATATACTTGAATTCATTCCATTCACGTCCCTTATGATTTCTGTTCCTATTGCCCAAGTATCTAAGCTTACTTGGAAAGCAAGTATTCCCACCAAAAACAATTGCAGATACTTCTACTTTTGCTGGACATGCTTGTgtcattttaatcaaattttaattaaagaatgttATGCAAATAAACAACTGACTAGtgttatagtttaaaaaatagtataaataaaatatattagaaaacgGAACGTTGGGTATTTATAACAAttgcttttatgttatttttcagaGAATTTGTATTTGGAAACAAATATGTGGTCAAAGGCacatagttttattatttttcaaataagaaacaATTAGAGGAAAAGCCCAGGGAAAGGTAACAGCAGTGAGGTAAGAGTGTGTGCTTGTGGGGAGGTGATTTTTGTCAAAGGGCAGAAACTACAATTATTAATGGGGTAGGATTCATAAGTGTTCCAGGCTCCCTTATCTTCAGGTTAGGGCTCATTTTCAGCAGCACTTATATTCAATTAAAAGAGAACACTTGGCTCACATCTAATAAAGTCACAGTCCAGAATAATAAAGTCACAGTCCAGAATAAAGTTGTAAGGAATAACTTTTGGCCCTGCCCCAGAAAAGTGTCGATCAGAAGGATAAAGACTATTGCTAATCTTGGGTGAATGGGCCATTACTGGTTCTTCTTCAGTCTTCACCAGAAAGTCAGTCTCTAGAGTAGGTTAGAGTAGGTTAATTCCCTTCCTATGTACCTTTCGAGAAAGAAATACAAGCCtaaatatccaaaggaaaaaaacactgtAGACTGACAAATAGGCGGGTTCCCAACAGTTAAGGATGAATCACAAACATCTGTTGTGCACGTTTCTCATTCAAGGGTAAATGAGGCTGTTACCGTATCTGCTCTGAGGTTCCTAACCCTGCCAGCCTCGGACACGACCCACAGGAAACAGTGGGAGGCTGGGCTGGATGCTCCACGACCCGCACCCTGGGCCTTCTCTTCCAGGTTCTCTGCAAAAAGCTCGCTGTGTATACTTCGTTTAAACAAGGGAGGTCACTTCGGTCGCCAACTACTAGTTGACCTATTTCTCCTCTACCTTTCgtcgggggggcggggagagcggTGGCTTGTCAAACGATAAATAGAAAAGGCTTGATCAGCAAGCACTGGGCACCGGCCTCAACGTGGCGACCGCAGGGGGCTGGGCGGCAAGAACGAAGCAGCGGGAGCTTCAAGGGTGTCTCAGGGACGCCTGGCACGTAGGCCAGAAAAATCCCATTCGCGGCTGCTCGCGAAATGGCCTGGAGGCGATACTGACCAGCGGAACCTCCCTGAACTGCGCCTCCACGCTCCCGTGAGTCCTGGGAGTCCTGTGATCCCACTTCAAGTTCTCAGACGTGCAATAGAATAATTTGGGCCCGGGAACCGACTGGGCGCATGCGCGACGCTCGTAAGTCTGGGAGCGCAGCCGGGAAGCGCTTGCGCGGGACCTCGAGCTCCTCGCTGacgtccctcccctcccccaaggcacGGCGTGGGCACGTCTCCGCGGCCGGTACCTGAGGCGCGAGTGTCCGCGCAGCCAGAGCTCTAGTCAGGCCGCTTCGGAGGACGAGCATGGCGCGGCTGCGAGCGCTGGGAGGGCCAGCCAGCCAGTAT
This DNA window, taken from Acinonyx jubatus isolate Ajub_Pintada_27869175 chromosome D4, VMU_Ajub_asm_v1.0, whole genome shotgun sequence, encodes the following:
- the LOC106979366 gene encoding protein NipSnap homolog 3A-like isoform X1; this translates as MLVLRSGLTRALAARTLAPQVHSSFATGPRQYDGTFYEFCTYYFKPSKMNEFLENLKKNIHLRTAHSELVGSWSVEFGGKMNKVFHIWKYDNFAHRTEVRKALAKNKDWQQFLIPNLALIDEQEFEITYLVPWCKLEKPAKEGVYELVIFQMKPGGPALWGDAFRRALNAHVDLGYSKLVGVFHTEYGALNRVHVLWWNESADSRAAGRHQSHEDPRVVAAVRESVNYLVSQQNMLLLPTSFSPLK